A genomic segment from Paenibacillus sp. FSL K6-1096 encodes:
- a CDS encoding amidase family protein yields the protein MVSRLGQPVQSREERYSGRKGAAALALHNHHGAFRVPELEVPGSGRGPLQGLSFTVKDVFAVAGHRSSAGNPDWLRTHEPAADHAPAVRRLLEAGADLRGAAHTDELMYSLGGENYHYGTPVNPHGQDRIPGGSSSGSAVAVAAGSVDFALGTDTGGSVRVPSSYCGVFGFRPTHGAVPLEGVIPLAPGFDTVGWIAGSAELLFKVGRVLLAGADSGRGVHVLLGETDSGGDVHVLEAGVEDGRAGRVLLEEADSGGNGRVLLTGAYSGWDWRVLEAGADSGGDGSAQDGGERAERSGRSAAVAGPGLARMFVPPECWALAEPDSAVFLKRALEQLQAGASLQAAEAVIAPEGLKAWMDAFRELQGAEIWATHGGWIGRERPAFGPDIAARFAWAAGLAGADQRRADGLRRRVAERLRRLLGNDGCLVIPTVPGPAPLRGAAPDQLERNRSGAMRLCCIAGLAGLPQVTLPVPGPGGLPLGLSVIGGHGQDLKLLSWIQEIWK from the coding sequence ATGGTGAGCCGCTTGGGGCAGCCGGTGCAGAGCAGAGAGGAACGGTATTCCGGGAGAAAGGGGGCGGCAGCATTGGCACTACATAATCATCACGGCGCCTTCCGGGTGCCGGAGCTTGAGGTTCCCGGCAGCGGGCGAGGTCCCTTACAGGGCCTGAGCTTTACGGTAAAAGATGTCTTCGCGGTGGCCGGGCACCGCTCTTCCGCCGGCAATCCGGACTGGCTGCGCACCCATGAGCCGGCGGCGGATCATGCGCCCGCTGTGCGCAGGCTGCTGGAGGCCGGGGCCGATCTGCGGGGTGCGGCTCATACGGATGAGCTGATGTACAGCCTAGGTGGGGAGAATTACCACTACGGCACTCCGGTTAATCCGCACGGGCAAGACCGGATTCCCGGCGGCTCGTCCAGCGGATCAGCGGTGGCGGTAGCTGCGGGCAGTGTGGACTTCGCGCTGGGGACCGATACCGGCGGATCGGTGCGGGTCCCTTCGTCTTACTGCGGCGTGTTCGGCTTCCGCCCGACGCACGGAGCGGTGCCGCTGGAAGGCGTCATTCCGCTGGCTCCGGGCTTCGATACGGTCGGCTGGATTGCAGGCAGCGCGGAGCTGCTGTTTAAGGTGGGCCGCGTGCTGCTGGCGGGAGCGGATAGTGGCAGGGGCGTGCATGTGCTGCTGGGAGAGACGGATAGTGGTGGGGACGTGCATGTGCTGGAAGCGGGGGTGGAAGATGGCAGGGCCGGGCGTGTGCTGCTGGAAGAAGCGGATAGTGGCGGGAATGGTCGTGTGTTGCTGACGGGGGCGTACAGTGGCTGGGACTGGCGTGTGCTGGAGGCGGGAGCGGACAGCGGAGGTGACGGGAGTGCCCAGGACGGCGGGGAACGGGCGGAGCGGTCAGGCAGGTCAGCGGCTGTCGCTGGCCCCGGGCTGGCACGAATGTTCGTGCCGCCGGAATGCTGGGCGCTTGCGGAGCCGGACAGCGCCGTCTTCCTGAAGCGGGCGCTGGAGCAGCTTCAGGCCGGGGCTTCGCTGCAGGCTGCCGAAGCCGTGATTGCCCCTGAAGGGCTGAAGGCCTGGATGGATGCCTTCCGCGAGCTGCAGGGCGCCGAGATCTGGGCGACCCATGGCGGATGGATCGGCCGGGAGCGGCCGGCCTTCGGGCCCGATATCGCCGCCCGCTTCGCCTGGGCGGCGGGGCTGGCCGGCGCGGATCAGCGCCGGGCCGACGGGCTGCGCCGCAGGGTCGCGGAGCGGCTGCGGCGGCTGCTTGGGAATGACGGGTGCCTCGTCATTCCGACTGTGCCCGGTCCGGCTCCGCTGCGCGGCGCAGCGCCGGACCAGCTGGAGCGCAACCGCAGCGGAGCGATGCGGCTCTGCTGCATCGCCGGGCTGGCCGGGTTGCCGCAGGTTACGTTGCCAGTGCCCGGCCCCGGCGGACTGCCGCTGGGACTGTCCGTCATCGGCGGACATGGACAAGACCTGAAGCTCCTGTCATGGATTCAGGAGATCTGGAAGTAG
- a CDS encoding ABC transporter ATP-binding protein — protein MQDPSVEMRGIVKTFGAVTASDHVDFAANAGEIHALLGENGAGKSTVMSMLSGVYRADAGEILLHGRPVRIRSPKDAALLGVGMVFQNFRLVQSLTAAENIVLGEKSSFWRGGKWRRSKQEEIEALGERFGLKFPADRPIWQLSVGEQQRVEIVKTLYRGADIIILDEPTSVLTPGEAEQLFETLRVMKQAGKTVIMTTHKMKEVMATSDRISVMRKGRMIATLNTAETDELELARLMVGREVTIRRQEREQTAGAPLLVVRSLTVAADHGRKALDALSLTVCEGEIVGVAGVAGNGQKELAEVLTGLRTWKAGEIHFDGNPVTTASVRGAIDAGISHVPENRMKSGLAGRLGSVDNLLFKSYRSGEHSRLGILKAAKNRSWSQELVRRFNVKTPELDTPVQQLSGGNQQKLLFAREVSHQPKLMVAVHPTQGLDVGAAAGVHELLMELRGSGSGVLLISEDLDELLQLSDRILVMYNGSIIGESDHEQADREQLGLLMAGIRSREGSAV, from the coding sequence ATGCAGGACCCTTCGGTTGAAATGCGCGGTATCGTGAAGACATTCGGCGCGGTGACGGCCAGCGATCATGTTGATTTTGCGGCAAATGCGGGTGAGATTCATGCGCTGCTGGGCGAGAACGGGGCCGGCAAAAGCACGGTCATGAGTATGCTGTCAGGGGTGTACCGGGCGGATGCGGGTGAGATCCTTCTTCATGGCCGGCCGGTGCGAATCCGCTCCCCGAAGGATGCGGCACTTCTCGGCGTAGGCATGGTGTTCCAGAACTTCAGGCTGGTGCAGAGCTTAACGGCGGCAGAGAACATCGTGCTTGGCGAAAAATCGTCATTCTGGCGCGGCGGCAAATGGCGCAGAAGCAAGCAGGAGGAGATAGAAGCGCTTGGTGAGCGCTTCGGGCTGAAATTCCCGGCGGACCGCCCGATCTGGCAGCTGTCTGTCGGGGAGCAGCAGCGGGTGGAGATTGTGAAGACGCTGTACCGCGGCGCGGATATCATCATTCTCGATGAGCCGACCTCGGTGCTGACGCCGGGAGAGGCGGAGCAGTTGTTTGAAACGCTGCGGGTAATGAAGCAGGCGGGCAAGACGGTCATCATGACCACGCATAAAATGAAAGAGGTCATGGCGACCTCGGACCGGATCTCCGTCATGCGCAAGGGGCGGATGATTGCCACGCTGAATACAGCGGAGACAGACGAGCTGGAATTGGCCCGGCTGATGGTGGGCAGAGAGGTGACGATCCGCCGCCAGGAGCGCGAGCAGACGGCGGGAGCGCCGCTGCTGGTCGTCCGGAGCCTTACGGTGGCAGCGGATCATGGACGCAAGGCGCTGGACGCGTTGTCGCTTACCGTATGTGAAGGTGAGATTGTAGGTGTCGCCGGGGTGGCAGGCAACGGGCAGAAGGAGCTGGCAGAGGTGTTGACCGGGCTGCGGACATGGAAGGCAGGCGAGATTCATTTTGACGGCAATCCGGTGACTACGGCCTCCGTCAGAGGAGCGATTGATGCGGGAATCTCGCATGTGCCGGAGAACCGGATGAAGAGCGGTCTGGCCGGAAGGCTCGGCTCGGTCGATAATCTGCTGTTCAAATCCTACCGCAGCGGGGAGCATTCCCGGCTTGGCATCCTGAAGGCGGCAAAGAACCGCTCCTGGTCCCAGGAGCTGGTCCGCCGCTTCAATGTGAAGACGCCGGAGCTGGATACCCCTGTGCAGCAGCTGTCCGGCGGGAATCAGCAGAAGCTGCTGTTCGCCCGCGAGGTCAGCCATCAGCCGAAGCTGATGGTGGCCGTCCATCCGACCCAGGGGCTGGATGTCGGCGCGGCCGCCGGGGTGCATGAGCTGCTGATGGAGCTGCGCGGCTCAGGCAGCGGGGTGCTGCTGATCTCGGAGGATCTGGATGAGCTGCTGCAATTATCCGACCGCATTCTGGTCATGTACAACGGCTCGATCATCGGGGAGAGCGACCATGAGCAGGCGGACCGGGAACAGCTCGGCCTGCTGATGGCCGGAATCCGCAGCAGGGAGGGGAGTGCGGTATGA
- the ggt gene encoding gamma-glutamyltransferase, translating into MARGPVTGTKTMVVSPHYLASAAGARILERGGNAFDAAVAVSAALAVVYPHMTGLGGDAFWLTYCAGEGRVRAYNGSGRSGYAVRRDCYAGEEAIPRRGVRSAITVPGMADSWSAVQREYGRLTLAEVLEPAIGYSAGGFPLSPDQHGGSVLAGAALSPEAAAVYLPGGRVPAAGGRFVQRQLAGTLRALAGGGRDAFYTGRIAGEIAAYMRAAGGYLTREDFADHRGNWEEPVCTEYHGHTVYQAPPNSQGFSALMALNILEHYNFADIEHGSYEYYHLLVEALKLSFRDRDRYLTDPAFSPVPLDRLLDKAYAAELAASIDPRRALASPAEPVGRDTAYAAVVDGEGNAVSFIQSLYFEFGSGVTAGDTGILLQNRGSFFSLDPGHVNTLEPHKRTFHTLMPAMACREGRPVYLYGTQGGEGQPQTQTLLLTRMLHYGMDPQAAVDEPRFVWGRTWGEPTQELKVESRVTQTVREELAEAGHLVREAGSYDGIMGHAHAIAIDRGGYRSGGTDPRCDGAAIGW; encoded by the coding sequence ATGGCCAGAGGACCTGTGACCGGAACGAAAACGATGGTGGTCAGCCCCCACTATCTGGCGTCGGCAGCGGGCGCGCGCATCCTCGAACGGGGCGGCAACGCCTTCGATGCGGCGGTGGCCGTCAGCGCTGCGCTGGCGGTGGTCTACCCGCATATGACCGGGCTGGGCGGCGATGCGTTCTGGCTGACGTACTGCGCGGGTGAAGGGCGCGTACGGGCCTACAACGGCAGCGGACGCTCGGGCTACGCCGTCCGCAGGGACTGCTATGCCGGGGAGGAGGCGATTCCCCGGCGTGGGGTGCGCAGCGCCATTACGGTTCCCGGAATGGCGGACAGCTGGTCAGCCGTCCAGAGGGAGTATGGGCGGCTGACTCTGGCCGAGGTGCTGGAGCCGGCTATCGGCTACAGCGCCGGAGGCTTCCCGCTGTCCCCGGACCAGCACGGGGGCAGCGTCCTGGCCGGAGCCGCGCTGTCCCCGGAAGCGGCGGCGGTGTATCTGCCCGGCGGCCGGGTGCCGGCGGCGGGCGGGCGGTTCGTGCAGCGGCAGCTGGCCGGGACGCTGCGGGCCTTGGCGGGGGGCGGCCGGGATGCCTTCTATACAGGCCGCATCGCCGGGGAGATCGCCGCGTATATGCGCGCAGCCGGAGGCTATCTGACCCGGGAGGACTTCGCTGATCACCGGGGGAATTGGGAGGAGCCGGTTTGCACGGAATATCACGGGCATACCGTCTATCAGGCCCCGCCCAACTCGCAGGGCTTCTCTGCGCTGATGGCGCTTAATATCCTGGAGCATTATAACTTTGCAGATATCGAGCATGGCTCCTACGAATATTATCATCTGCTGGTGGAAGCGCTGAAGCTGAGCTTCCGTGACCGGGACCGCTACCTGACCGACCCTGCCTTCAGCCCGGTACCGCTGGACCGGCTGCTGGATAAGGCGTATGCGGCGGAGCTGGCGGCATCCATTGATCCCCGCCGGGCGCTTGCTTCACCCGCCGAGCCGGTAGGCCGGGATACGGCATATGCCGCTGTAGTGGACGGTGAGGGCAATGCGGTGTCGTTCATTCAGAGCCTGTATTTTGAATTCGGGTCCGGTGTGACCGCCGGAGATACGGGGATTCTCCTCCAGAACCGGGGGTCCTTCTTCTCGCTCGATCCCGGCCATGTCAATACGCTGGAGCCGCACAAGCGGACGTTCCACACGCTCATGCCGGCGATGGCCTGCCGGGAGGGCAGGCCGGTGTATCTCTACGGTACGCAAGGCGGGGAAGGACAGCCGCAGACCCAGACGCTGCTGCTCACGCGGATGCTGCATTACGGGATGGACCCGCAGGCTGCGGTGGATGAGCCCCGCTTCGTCTGGGGCAGAACCTGGGGCGAGCCTACACAGGAGCTCAAGGTGGAGAGCCGGGTGACGCAGACGGTGCGGGAGGAGCTTGCGGAAGCGGGGCATCTGGTCCGGGAGGCCGGGAGCTACGACGGGATTATGGGCCATGCCCATGCCATTGCGATCGATAGGGGCGGTTACCGCAGCGGAGGGACGGACCCGCGCTGTGACGGAGCGGCCATTGGATGGTGA
- a CDS encoding NTP transferase domain-containing protein, translated as MKVAGIYLAAGRGMGAGASEGSLNRNRPGAGSAGAAMLGELERCGLEPLVVVVRADDPLRWLPPAGEDGGARRVETCLTAHLGLSFSLRCGLNAVSPLQPDAVVIASADQPFFSAELVRRLIRTYGQHPEADYVAGSPEGERQPVLFAKPLFAGLQALDEEEGIAAMIRSAEYKGIQLEQGTAPASIRTELPGTGSFAQQLK; from the coding sequence ATGAAAGTGGCCGGAATCTATCTGGCGGCAGGCCGGGGTATGGGGGCAGGGGCCTCTGAAGGTTCTCTGAACCGCAACCGGCCGGGGGCAGGCTCCGCAGGAGCCGCGATGCTCGGGGAGCTGGAGAGGTGCGGACTGGAACCGCTGGTTGTGGTGGTCCGGGCAGATGATCCGCTGCGCTGGCTGCCGCCTGCCGGGGAGGACGGAGGCGCCCGCCGGGTCGAGACTTGTCTGACTGCCCATCTGGGCCTGTCCTTCTCGCTGCGCTGCGGCCTGAATGCCGTCTCCCCGCTGCAGCCTGATGCTGTAGTCATTGCCTCAGCGGACCAGCCGTTTTTCTCTGCTGAGCTTGTCCGCCGGCTGATCCGTACCTACGGGCAGCACCCGGAAGCGGATTACGTAGCGGGTTCCCCGGAGGGGGAGCGGCAGCCTGTCTTGTTCGCCAAGCCGCTGTTCGCCGGACTTCAGGCGCTGGATGAGGAGGAGGGCATAGCCGCCATGATCCGGTCTGCGGAGTATAAGGGCATCCAACTGGAACAGGGGACCGCACCGGCCTCCATCCGGACAGAGCTGCCAGGGACAGGGAGTTTCGCACAACAGCTCAAGTAG
- a CDS encoding PH domain-containing protein, whose translation MAIFNGLLGNASKVAPGEVQKEYSQILTPHETVEHAYKLIRDMLIFTDKRLILVDKQGMTGKKTEYHSVPYKSITHYAVETAGHFDLDAELCLYISGAGLPLKKTFNKSVNIYEVQSVLSQYILK comes from the coding sequence ATGGCGATTTTTAACGGATTGTTGGGAAATGCCAGCAAGGTTGCGCCGGGGGAGGTGCAGAAGGAATACAGCCAGATTCTGACTCCGCATGAAACGGTTGAGCATGCCTACAAGCTGATCCGGGATATGCTGATCTTCACGGACAAACGGCTGATTCTCGTAGACAAGCAGGGGATGACCGGCAAGAAAACCGAATACCATTCCGTTCCTTACAAAAGCATCACCCATTACGCCGTGGAGACGGCCGGGCATTTCGATCTGGATGCGGAGCTGTGCCTGTATATCTCGGGGGCGGGGCTGCCGCTGAAGAAGACCTTCAACAAGTCGGTCAATATCTACGAGGTGCAGAGTGTGCTGTCGCAATACATTCTGAAGTAA
- a CDS encoding BMP family ABC transporter substrate-binding protein codes for MRKRGQVFTFSLLAMFLLAVVLAGCGSNNTATGTNGAGATAPAATDAPADSGAAATTEPAAEKPKVAFVYIGPPGDGGYTYQHDQGRLYMEKELGIKADYVENVPESADAERIITELAQSHDIVFTTSFGYMDFTLNVAGKFPNVKFLHASGYKTAENMGTYFGKNYQASYLTGIAAGKMTKKNHLGYVGAFPISEVIYNLNAFTLGAQSVNPDIKVDVVWTNTWYDPATERQAAISLLDKGADVLLAYQDSPATLQAAAERGAFAGGNDSDMSKYAPDNYLTNPVWNWGPYYVKAVQSVMDGTWKSEQYSGDMADGMVELAPFGNKVPDDVKQLVEDAKAKIISGELEVFTGPISDNKGNVVVQDGQKLTLEEVLGMNWLAKGVEGTIPQ; via the coding sequence ATGAGAAAAAGGGGTCAGGTCTTCACATTCAGCTTGCTTGCCATGTTCCTGCTGGCGGTGGTGCTGGCGGGTTGCGGCAGCAATAACACGGCAACAGGTACCAACGGGGCGGGGGCTACAGCGCCTGCGGCAACCGATGCTCCGGCAGACAGCGGGGCAGCGGCCACAACCGAGCCGGCGGCGGAGAAGCCGAAGGTGGCTTTTGTCTACATCGGGCCTCCTGGGGACGGCGGATATACGTATCAGCATGATCAGGGCCGCCTCTATATGGAGAAGGAGCTTGGCATCAAAGCGGACTATGTAGAGAATGTGCCGGAGAGCGCCGATGCGGAGCGGATTATCACCGAGCTGGCCCAGTCGCATGACATCGTCTTCACTACAAGCTTCGGCTATATGGACTTCACCCTGAATGTAGCCGGCAAATTCCCTAATGTGAAGTTCCTCCATGCTTCCGGGTACAAAACGGCCGAGAACATGGGGACGTACTTCGGCAAGAACTATCAGGCCAGCTATCTGACCGGAATTGCAGCCGGCAAAATGACCAAGAAAAACCATCTGGGTTACGTAGGCGCGTTCCCGATCAGCGAGGTCATCTATAACCTGAACGCCTTCACCCTGGGGGCGCAAAGCGTGAACCCGGACATCAAGGTGGATGTGGTCTGGACGAATACCTGGTATGACCCGGCGACTGAACGCCAGGCGGCAATCAGCCTGCTGGATAAGGGAGCGGATGTGCTGCTGGCGTATCAGGATTCACCGGCGACGCTTCAGGCGGCAGCGGAACGGGGAGCTTTTGCCGGAGGGAACGATTCGGATATGAGCAAGTATGCGCCGGACAATTATTTGACCAATCCGGTGTGGAACTGGGGCCCTTATTATGTGAAGGCTGTGCAATCCGTGATGGACGGAACCTGGAAAAGCGAGCAGTACTCCGGCGATATGGCGGACGGCATGGTTGAGCTTGCGCCATTCGGCAACAAGGTGCCGGACGATGTGAAGCAGCTGGTGGAAGACGCCAAGGCCAAGATCATCAGCGGAGAGCTGGAAGTATTCACTGGACCAATCTCGGATAACAAGGGGAATGTAGTGGTTCAGGACGGCCAAAAGCTGACGCTGGAAGAGGTGCTGGGCATGAACTGGCTGGCTAAGGGCGTCGAAGGCACGATTCCGCAATAA
- a CDS encoding PucR family transcriptional regulator ligand-binding domain-containing protein, with amino-acid sequence MHLTVEEALSIYPLSEARLIAGSKGKHRIVKSINVMDAPDISDWIKEGEMLLTTAYLIKDSPDEASALLQTLNRRGSAGLGIKLGRFWDAVPQPLIAEAEELNFPLIELPFQFTFSDQMNGLFRAELSRSTSVLQRMMEKQRELMRFALRSARSRPLLESVAEVIGYPLAVISTRGTLLFNSSGYSGEELLEGWPWQQRSQRVRLGGGTAYRMPLLQAGKCLGYLQYCDIDPLLLSVEESLFVQGAELIAYHIHAGLEDYYEQAGHREFSGLLRRYLNDDLRYTELAQAALRLNIPLLEAPYQLVLTDVGAAGEARQGELLRLKEEYSAHPGLNGLEAIHFLMDEGLLSLYPAASCSPGEFRDMINECFAGLNFNKGYYPRAAVSNVKGKPEGLKEAFAEVKECMGMARHWGAHGHVVHYRQVELELLLNRIPAEAMERYCSGSLRGLLGREPEYVKEMLHTLEVYLENDGHVNETAKKLYIHRNTATYRIEKLSELLDVDFKKINDLMKLKLVFLFRSMLERE; translated from the coding sequence ATGCATCTTACCGTAGAAGAAGCGCTGTCCATTTATCCTTTATCCGAAGCCCGGCTGATTGCAGGCTCGAAGGGGAAGCACCGGATTGTCAAATCGATCAATGTGATGGATGCCCCGGATATCTCGGACTGGATCAAAGAAGGGGAAATGCTGCTGACCACAGCCTATCTGATCAAAGACAGCCCGGATGAGGCCTCGGCGCTGCTCCAGACGCTTAACCGCCGCGGCTCTGCGGGGCTGGGGATTAAGCTGGGCCGGTTCTGGGATGCTGTGCCCCAGCCGCTCATCGCTGAAGCAGAGGAGCTGAACTTCCCGCTCATCGAGCTTCCGTTCCAGTTCACCTTCTCCGACCAGATGAACGGGCTGTTCCGCGCCGAGCTGTCGCGCAGCACCAGTGTACTGCAGCGTATGATGGAGAAGCAGCGCGAGCTGATGCGCTTCGCACTCCGCAGTGCCCGCAGCCGTCCGCTGCTGGAGTCTGTCGCCGAGGTGATCGGCTATCCGCTGGCTGTCATCAGTACGCGGGGAACCCTCCTTTTTAACAGCTCCGGGTACTCCGGGGAGGAATTGCTGGAGGGCTGGCCCTGGCAGCAGCGCAGCCAGCGCGTCCGGCTCGGCGGAGGTACGGCTTACCGGATGCCTCTGCTGCAGGCGGGGAAATGCCTGGGCTATCTGCAGTATTGTGATATTGATCCCTTGCTCCTGTCCGTGGAGGAGAGTCTGTTCGTCCAGGGGGCGGAGCTGATTGCCTATCATATCCATGCAGGTCTTGAGGATTACTACGAGCAGGCCGGACACCGGGAATTCAGCGGGCTGCTGCGGCGCTATCTGAACGATGACCTGCGCTATACAGAGCTGGCCCAGGCTGCGCTCCGGCTGAATATCCCGCTGCTGGAAGCCCCGTATCAGCTGGTGCTGACCGATGTGGGCGCTGCGGGGGAAGCCCGGCAGGGAGAGCTGCTGCGCCTGAAGGAGGAGTATTCGGCCCACCCCGGACTGAATGGGCTGGAGGCGATCCATTTCCTGATGGATGAAGGGCTGCTGTCGCTGTATCCCGCCGCTTCCTGCTCCCCCGGGGAGTTCAGGGACATGATTAATGAATGCTTTGCCGGACTGAATTTCAATAAAGGGTATTATCCGCGGGCGGCCGTGAGCAATGTGAAAGGTAAGCCGGAGGGGCTGAAGGAAGCTTTTGCCGAGGTGAAGGAATGTATGGGCATGGCCCGGCACTGGGGAGCGCATGGTCACGTGGTGCATTACCGCCAGGTGGAGCTGGAGCTGCTGCTGAACCGGATTCCGGCTGAGGCGATGGAGCGTTATTGCAGCGGCAGCCTGCGCGGGCTGCTTGGCCGGGAGCCGGAATACGTCAAGGAGATGCTTCATACGCTGGAGGTCTATCTGGAGAATGACGGGCATGTGAACGAGACCGCCAAGAAGCTGTACATTCACCGCAACACGGCGACCTACCGGATTGAGAAGCTGAGCGAGCTGCTGGATGTCGATTTCAAAAAAATCAATGATCTCATGAAGCTGAAGCTGGTCTTCCTCTTCCGCAGCATGCTGGAACGCGAATAG
- the abc-f gene encoding ABC-F type ribosomal protection protein translates to MIISCQNIQKYHGAQLVLSDVTFDIRQGEKIGLIGRNGTGKTTLFHLLSGEERPDQGQLSIRRGSVIGLLAQIQEADDNETVYAVLQRSFAEPLQWQRRLRELEQEMSAPGAGEDERAWDRLLKEYGTLQEKFEAAGGYEIEASIQRIASGLGIGTDQYDRRFASLSGGEKTKVGLAELLLRRPDILLLDEPTNHLDMEAIEWLEQFLQTYDGTVLVISHDRYFLDAVVKKVIELEDGEAFTYHTNYSGYQVEKEARLLQQFADYQEQQKKIKQMQESIKRLIEWGNRSNPPNPSFHRRAASMQKVLDRMVKVKRPILERKSMDLQLQQEDRTGNQVVILDRVSKAYGPRQLFSAASDILRYGETTALIGGNGAGKSTLLKIILGQEAPDSGSCTLASRAVVGYLAQEAVPEEGGQSVLRYFREEAGLEEGEARGQLARFLFYGSDVFKSIANLSGGEWTRLRFAVLMHRRPNLLILDEPTNHLDIDSREALEEALEEFPGTVLAVSHDRYFINRCFGKLWSIDHGRFSSFSGNYEYYKEKQAERAAQAQQQAAAAPASASSAAGSTRSRSAQAAAPKAEGTAAAAAAPSRKPRPAAAWEQDIAAAESQLAGIDAQMLDPQLASDAQRLAELHAAREAAQQKLDELYSGWLSEAES, encoded by the coding sequence ATGATTATCTCATGCCAAAATATTCAAAAATACCACGGTGCCCAGCTCGTCCTCAGCGACGTCACCTTCGACATCCGCCAGGGCGAGAAAATCGGCCTCATCGGCCGCAACGGCACCGGCAAAACGACCCTCTTCCATCTGCTCAGCGGAGAGGAGCGCCCGGATCAGGGGCAGCTCTCGATCCGCCGGGGCAGCGTCATCGGGCTGCTGGCCCAGATTCAGGAGGCGGACGACAACGAGACCGTCTATGCGGTCCTCCAGCGCAGCTTCGCCGAGCCGCTTCAGTGGCAGCGCCGCCTGCGCGAGCTGGAGCAGGAGATGTCCGCTCCCGGAGCGGGTGAAGACGAACGGGCCTGGGACCGGCTGCTGAAGGAATACGGCACCTTGCAGGAGAAGTTCGAGGCTGCGGGCGGCTATGAGATCGAAGCCTCCATCCAGCGGATCGCAAGCGGACTCGGGATTGGAACCGATCAATATGATCGCCGGTTCGCTTCACTCTCCGGCGGGGAGAAGACCAAGGTCGGCCTGGCCGAGCTGCTGCTGCGCCGCCCTGATATTCTGCTGCTCGACGAGCCGACCAACCATCTGGATATGGAGGCCATCGAATGGCTGGAGCAATTCCTCCAGACCTATGACGGCACCGTCCTTGTCATCTCCCATGACCGCTATTTCCTGGATGCCGTAGTCAAAAAGGTCATTGAGCTTGAAGACGGCGAGGCGTTCACCTACCATACGAACTACAGCGGCTACCAGGTTGAGAAGGAAGCGCGGCTGCTCCAGCAGTTCGCCGACTATCAGGAGCAGCAGAAGAAGATCAAGCAGATGCAGGAGAGCATCAAACGGCTGATCGAATGGGGTAACCGCTCCAATCCGCCGAACCCCTCCTTCCACCGCCGCGCCGCTTCGATGCAGAAGGTGCTCGACCGGATGGTTAAGGTGAAGCGGCCAATCCTGGAGCGCAAATCCATGGATCTGCAGCTCCAGCAGGAGGACCGGACCGGCAATCAGGTGGTCATCCTGGACCGGGTCAGCAAGGCCTACGGACCGCGGCAACTCTTCTCGGCGGCCAGCGATATTCTGAGATACGGGGAGACCACCGCTCTCATCGGCGGCAACGGCGCAGGCAAAAGCACCCTGCTGAAGATTATCCTCGGCCAGGAAGCGCCGGACAGCGGCAGCTGTACGCTGGCGTCCAGAGCTGTGGTCGGCTACCTTGCCCAGGAAGCCGTGCCGGAGGAGGGCGGGCAATCTGTCCTGCGGTATTTCCGCGAGGAGGCCGGGCTGGAAGAAGGCGAGGCCCGCGGCCAGCTGGCCCGCTTCCTCTTCTACGGCAGCGATGTCTTCAAGAGCATCGCCAACCTCTCGGGCGGGGAATGGACCCGGCTGCGCTTCGCGGTCCTGATGCACCGGCGGCCGAATCTGCTCATTCTTGATGAGCCGACCAACCACCTGGACATTGATTCCCGCGAAGCGCTGGAAGAAGCGCTGGAGGAATTCCCGGGTACAGTGCTGGCTGTCTCGCATGACCGTTATTTCATTAACCGCTGCTTCGGCAAGCTCTGGAGCATCGATCATGGCCGCTTCTCCTCCTTCTCCGGGAACTACGAATACTACAAGGAGAAGCAGGCCGAGCGTGCCGCGCAAGCCCAGCAGCAGGCGGCGGCAGCACCAGCTTCCGCATCATCCGCAGCCGGTAGCACCCGGTCCCGGTCTGCCCAGGCGGCAGCCCCGAAAGCTGAAGGCACCGCCGCTGCTGCCGCCGCGCCAAGCCGCAAGCCGCGCCCGGCCGCTGCCTGGGAGCAGGACATTGCCGCTGCGGAGTCGCAGCTTGCCGGGATTGACGCGCAGATGCTGGACCCGCAGCTGGCCAGCGACGCACAGCGGCTGGCTGAGCTTCATGCAGCACGCGAAGCTGCGCAGCAGAAGCTGGATGAACTTTACAGCGGCTGGCTAAGCGAAGCCGAAAGCTGA